CGTCTATGAGAAGAGTATTGCAGTCCTTCAGCGACTCAATCGGATCGGATACGGAATCGACGATGACAAGCCGCTGAACCTTGTCTATAACCCCGGCGGGGCCTTCCTTCCCCCGGAGCAGGGAAAACTGGAAGCCGACTACCGGCGGGAATTGCAGCAGCGCTTCGGAATCTCTTTCACCCATCTTCTGACCATTGCTAATATGCCGATCGGCCGGCTCGGCGGAAAACTCCGGCAGGCGCATGAGGAGCAAAAATATTTCTCCCTCCTCCGGGAGTCTTTCAACCCGGGGACGCTTTCCGGCCTGATGTGCCGACACCAGATCAGTATCGCCTGGGACGGCCGGGTCTACGATTGCGATTTCAATCTTGCTCTGGGATACCCCGTGAATCACGGCGCCCCGGACCGGATCGAGGACTTCGATAAAACCGTCCTTGAAAAAAGACGAATCGTTACCGGCAATCACTGTTTCGGCTGCACCGCCGGTTCCGGTTCCTCCTGTGCAGGAGCACTGGTCTGAAAAGAGGGCGACCCCGGAATTTCGACACAGTACGGAAGGAAGGAGAATCCCCGTGACTCATCGTTCTGAGGTCCTGCCCGAAGACCAATACAACCACACGCTCGTCGCCAATGTTCATCCCACAGACTGGATCAATCCGGAACCGGCTCCCCGGTACAATCTGGTCGTCATCGGCGGCGGCACGGCCGGCCTCGTCACGGCGGCCGGCGCCGCAGGCCTGGGCGCCAGGGTTGCCCTCATCGAGCGCAACCTCCTGGGCGGAGACTGTCTGAATGTCGGGTGTGTTCCCTCCAAATGCCTGATCCGCTCCTCCCGGGTCGCAGCCGATGTGCAAAGCGCCGCCGATTTCGGAATCCATGTCCCGGAGGGTTCCGGCGCGGACTTTGCCGCTGTCATGGAACGGATGCGAAGGCTTCGAAGCCGAATCAGTCACCACGACTCGGCGGCACGCCTCCGGGACTTGGGTGTGGATCTCTTCTTGGGAGAAGGAAGGTTCTCCGGTCCCGATACCATCGATGCGGAAGGAAAAACCCTCCGTTTCAGGAAAGCCGTCCTTGCCACCGGCGCCCGGGCCTATCACCCCCCGATCCCGGGACTTTCCGAGGCGGGGTTTCTGACCAACGAAACGGTCTTCTCCCTGACCGAACGCCCGCCCCGTCTCGTCGTCTTCGGCGCGGGTCCCTTGGGGTGCGAACTGGCACAGACCTTTCAGCGCCTCGGATCAAAGGTCACCATCATCGAGCGGGCCGCCCAGTTTCTCACCCGGGAAGACCCGGATGCGGCAAGACTCATCTCCGATGCCTTCGCCCGGGACGGAATCGACGTCCGCCTCAATACGGTAGTCGAAAAGGTCGCCCGGCGGGGAGAGGAAAAGGTGATCCACCTGAAGACCGATGGAAAAGAGGAGAAACTGATCGTCGATGAAGTTCTCGTCGGGGCGGGACGGGCACCGAACGTGGAGGGGCTGAACCTCGAGGGAGTGGGGGTCGAATACGATATCCGGCGGGGGGTAACGGTCAATGATTTTTTACAGACGACAAACCCGCGAATCTATGCGGCGGGGGACATCTGCCTTGCCTATAAATTCACCCATACCGCCGACGCCGCAGCACGGATCGTCATTCAGAATACCCTCTTTATGGGACGCAAACGGCAGAGCAGACTCACGATTCCCTGGTGTACCTATACCGACCCGGAGATCGCCCATGTGGGAATGTATGAAAAGGATGCCGCAGCGAAAGGGATCGCCGTCGACACCTTCACCCGCCTGATGAGCGAGGTCGACCGGGCGATCGCCGACGGAGAAGAGGAAGGATTTGTGAAGATTCATGTGAAAAAGGGGAGCGACAAGATTCTGGGAGCCACGATCGTCGCCCGTCATGCCGGAGAGATGATCAACGAGATTACCCTGGCCATGGTCGGCGGGATCGGCCTGTCAAAGCTGGCCAACGTCATTCACTCCTACCCCACGCAGGCGGAAGCGGTCCGGCAGACGGCCGATGCCTATAACCGGACCCGGCTGACCCCCTTCGTGAAAGGCCTCTTTTCCCGCTGGCTTGCCTGGACCCGATGAAAAATTCCTTCCGGCACTCTCCCGAAATCGGGCTTGCAAACGGAGGACAAGCAGGATATATTTGATGGTGTCGTAAAAAGTCACGCAGCCCTTCGACCCTTCGACCAGCTCAGGACAGGCGTGCTCAGGGCGAACGGTGTAAGTGATTGATATTCCGTTCGTGTGGTTCGGCAAGCTTCCGAGCATGGTGAGCTTGCCGAACCACATGCTCGGAAGCCTGTCGAACCATGAACGGAATCCGGAAAACGACTTTTTACGACTTCATCATATTTGAGTCAGT
The sequence above is a segment of the Deltaproteobacteria bacterium genome. Coding sequences within it:
- a CDS encoding radical SAM/Cys-rich domain protein; the encoded protein is MNHNLFEEKIASITGEGLFSDGIEILQVNLGLKCNQACSHCHVDASPLRKEEMRWPTMERVLETAGTVHPSVIDLTGGAPELNPFFRKFVTALRARGHFVQVRSNLTVATEPGMEDLPEFFLKHGVGLVASLPCYLEENVRAQRGPGVYEKSIAVLQRLNRIGYGIDDDKPLNLVYNPGGAFLPPEQGKLEADYRRELQQRFGISFTHLLTIANMPIGRLGGKLRQAHEEQKYFSLLRESFNPGTLSGLMCRHQISIAWDGRVYDCDFNLALGYPVNHGAPDRIEDFDKTVLEKRRIVTGNHCFGCTAGSGSSCAGALV
- a CDS encoding mercuric reductase; translated protein: MPVTHRSEVLPEDQYNHTLVANVHPTDWINPEPAPRYNLVVIGGGTAGLVTAAGAAGLGARVALIERNLLGGDCLNVGCVPSKCLIRSSRVAADVQSAADFGIHVPEGSGADFAAVMERMRRLRSRISHHDSAARLRDLGVDLFLGEGRFSGPDTIDAEGKTLRFRKAVLATGARAYHPPIPGLSEAGFLTNETVFSLTERPPRLVVFGAGPLGCELAQTFQRLGSKVTIIERAAQFLTREDPDAARLISDAFARDGIDVRLNTVVEKVARRGEEKVIHLKTDGKEEKLIVDEVLVGAGRAPNVEGLNLEGVGVEYDIRRGVTVNDFLQTTNPRIYAAGDICLAYKFTHTADAAARIVIQNTLFMGRKRQSRLTIPWCTYTDPEIAHVGMYEKDAAAKGIAVDTFTRLMSEVDRAIADGEEEGFVKIHVKKGSDKILGATIVARHAGEMINEITLAMVGGIGLSKLANVIHSYPTQAEAVRQTADAYNRTRLTPFVKGLFSRWLAWTR